One genomic window of Salvia miltiorrhiza cultivar Shanhuang (shh) chromosome 4, IMPLAD_Smil_shh, whole genome shotgun sequence includes the following:
- the LOC131022398 gene encoding uncharacterized protein LOC131022398 has protein sequence MWEVKASKRYSDMMSDYKRKLRAHTDAGREMDRPVWMSAEFWTGLKAYWSQEAVQAISERARANRMSEPDGPGTGISRHVGGSRSTRVLQQSLSLDTGLPLTAQNYSTFLRLHMREDGSFLSQRDADIDVSG, from the exons ATGTGGGAGGTTAAAGCCAGCAAGAGGTACAgtgacatgatgagcgactacaagaggAAGCTCAGGGCTCATACCGATGCAGGTCGGGAGATGGATAGACCCGTCTGGATGTCTGCCGAATTCTGGACAGGACTCAAGGCATACTGGAGTCAGGAGGCTGTTCAGGCCATTTCCGAGCGAGCACGTGCGAACCGGATGTCTGAGCCCGATGGACCCGGTACTGGGATCAGCAGGCACGTGGGAGGGTCTCGGTCCACTCGTGTCCTGCAGCAGAGTCTG AGCTTGGACACTGGACTCCCCCTGACTGCACAGAACTATAGCActttcctccgcctccacatgcgCGAGGATGGATCTTTTCTGTCACAGAGGGATGCGGACATTGATGTAAGCGGTTAA
- the LOC131022397 gene encoding DNA-directed RNA polymerase V subunit 5C-like, which translates to MQKVCIKSLVENGSVESRRYYLARRTIMEMLSDRGYQVPDMHAELRRSLADFRAEFGNHPEADRLRITAHRASHPSRKILAIFCEGFQTRKQHAVGILSQIVNKEMLDKVILIVQSKMNSYAQKVLDEYPVKVETFLITDLLVNISKHFLEPKYEILSLEEKNKLLKQYEIEDKQLPMMLESDAIARYYGLEKGQVVKVSYADGIPHSLVSYRCVV; encoded by the exons ATGCAGAAAGTGTGCATAAAAAGTTTGGTGGAGAACGGCAGCGTAGAGAGCCGCCGCTACTACCTGGCGCGGCGGACTATCATGGAAATGCTGAGCGACAGAGGCTACCAAGTGCCCGACATGCACGCGGAACTCCGCCGCTCCCTCGCCGACTTCCGCGCCGAGTTCGGCAACCATCCGGAGGCCGACCGCCTACGCATCACCGCTCACCGTGCCTCTCATCCTTCCAGAAAG ATTCTGGCCATATTCTGTGAAGGTTTTCAGACGAGAAAACAACATGCCGTTGGTATATTGAGTCAGATTGTGAACAAAGAAATGCTGGATAAGGTGATACTAATCGTGCAAAGCAAGATGAATTCCTATGCTCAAAAGGTTTTGGACGAGTATCCGGTGAAAGTGGAAACGTTTCTG ATTACTGATTTGTTGGTTAACATCTCAAAGCATTTTCTGGAGCCGAAATATGAGATTCTGTCTCTTGAGGAGAAGAATAAGCTTTTGAAGCAATATGAGATTGAAGATAAACAG CTTCCTATGATGCTTGAAAGTGATGCAATTGCAAGGTACTATGGTTTAGAGAAAGGGCAGGTGGTGAAGGTGTCTTATGCTGATGGCATTCCTCATTCTCTAGTATCTTATCGTTGCGTCGTCTGA